In Phaseolus vulgaris cultivar G19833 chromosome 10, P. vulgaris v2.0, whole genome shotgun sequence, a single genomic region encodes these proteins:
- the LOC137819182 gene encoding uncharacterized protein, with translation MNILKRLQINIPFTEVLKQMPTYAKFMKELLTKKRKFNDQEIVELEAGCSAIIQKSLPQKSRDPGSFTLPVTIGNLTVRKALLDLGASINLMPLSMLKKIGDVEVKPARMTLQLADRSIKYPHGIVEDLLVKVDKFLFPVDFVVMDIEEDVEVPLILGRPFMKTAKVIIDVNKGKLKVCVLDDKVSFNVFEAKKYSNDHKECFRVDMNVVEPSMMLIRRQAI, from the coding sequence ATGAATATTCTCAAAAGATTGCAAATTAACATTCCTTTTACTGAAGTTTTAAAGCAGATGCCTACATATGCTAAATTCATGAAGGAATTATtgacaaagaaaagaaagttcaatgaCCAGGAAATAGTTGAATTGGAAGCTGGATGCAGTGCTATAATCCAAAAATCATTACCACAGAAATCCAGAGATCCTGGGAGTTTCACTTTGCCAGTTACCATAGGAAATCTAACTGTTAGAAAGGCATTATTGGATCTTGGAGCTAGTATTAATTTGATGCCTTTATCAATGCTGAAGAAAATTGGAGATGTAGAAGTGAAACCAGCAAGAATGACTTTGCAGTTGGCTGATAGATCAATCAAATATCCACATGGAATAGTTGAAGATTTATTGGTAAAGGTAGATAAATTTCTATTCCCAGTAGATTTTGTTGTAATGGATATTGAAGAAGATGTTGAAGTACCTTTGATATTGGGAAGACCATTCATGAAAACTGCCAAAGTTATAATTGATGTAAACAAAGGAAAATTGAAGGTTTGTGTTCTAGATGACAAAGTAagctttaatgtttttgaagcaAAGAAATATTCAAATGATCATAAAGAGTGTTTCAGAGTGGATATGAATGTTGTTGAACCTTCAATGATGTTAATCAGGCGTCAAGCTatatga
- the LOC137819446 gene encoding disease resistance protein RUN1-like, translating to MTSSIPSMELASSTSKLPRMYDVLINFSGEDIQRKFVSHLDSALSAVGFTTFLHHPNALNQTHIQQPILNLSRVAIVVFTKTYSQSAWCLHQLQQIIRWQETYCRHLLPVYYEIQPSDVRLQMGDFGKAFKATAHQTFSGQQLAHAMSKWSHALTKAANFFGWDESNYRSDAELVDKIVKTVLNLPVLSATKFPVGLQSRMEDLTRAIKNKSTEVCRIAICGQGGSGKITLAKAIYHQIHGTFTEKSFIEEIRQISGIKGGLRLLEQILSDVLKTKVEIDSFEMGRRMIEERLSGKRVLIVLDDVPPFDATLLWECRHWYGGGSVIIITTTHENLLMISQADSIFQVELMNTDESLELLSWHAFREAKPKEDYLFLAERVVAYCGGLPLALEVIGSYLYERTKREWNRVLLQLKKIPELIKFDQILKISFDGLCNQMEKDLFLDLCCSFVGKGRAYVTKILNGCGIEADSGIRVLIERSLIRVNKNNKLGMHSLLRQMGRKIIGEIIDEDMKLAILFSSPGTRVIQGWPSTRDSPVGVRDSSRLLKLAADSKFLSAKLRWISLRGFSSEYLPNHFYLHDAIVIDLKHSFLRLVWKEPQVLTWLKVLNLSHSKYLIETPDFSGLPSLEQLILEDCPRLREVHQSIGCLSNLILLNLKDCTSLSNLPGEIYKLKCLKTLILSGCSKIDLMDIDIVGMKSFMTTIAENTAMKQLPFTIVSPKSIGYISLRGLEGLSHNLFPFIIRSRMSPTMNPVSYIHSFMHMEDNNWDDISPLLSSLENLRSVSV from the exons ATGACCTCGTCAATTCCTTCCATGGAATTGGCCTCTTCAACATCCAAACTCCCACGGATGTACGATGTACTCATCAACTTTAGTGGAGAAGACATCCAAAGGAAGTTTGTGTCTCATCTCGATTCTGCCCTCTCTGCTGTTGGCTTCACCACTTTCCTTCACCACCCCAATGCACTCAACCAAACGCACATCCAACAACCTATTCTCAATCTCTCTCGTGTAGCTATTGTTGTTTTCACCAAAACCTATTCTCAATCTGCTTGGTGTCTTCATCAGCTTCAACAAATCATTAGATGGCAAGAAACTTATTGTCGACATCTTCTGCCCGTTTATTACGAAATTCAGCCATCTGATGTGCGTCTTCAGATGGGTGATTTTGGAAAAGCCTTCAAAGCAACTGCACACCAAACATTTTCAGGACAACAACTGGCACATGCCATGTCCAAATGGAGCCACGCACTCACCAAAGCTGCAAATTTCTTTGGATGGGATGAGAGCAATTACAG GAGTGATGCTGAACTGGTGGACAAAATTGTTAAGACCGTTCTTAATTTACCAGTCTTGTCTGCTACTAAATTTCCAGTTGGATTACAATCGCGCATGGAGGATCTTACTCGAGCTATCAAAAATAAATCCACGGAAGTTTGTAGGATAGCAATATGTGGACAGGGAGGATCTGGTAAAATCACCCTTGCTAAAGCCATCTACCATCAAATTCATGGTACATTCACGGAGAAAAGTTTCATTGAAGAAATTAGACAAATTAGCGGAATAAAAGGGGGTCTTCGTTTACTAGAACAAATCCTTTCAGATGTCCTAAAAACGAAGGTAGAGATAGATAGCTTTGAGATGGGAAGACGAATGATTGAGGAAAGACTTTCTGGGAAAAGGGTGCTCATTGTACTTGACGATGTGCCTCCGTTTGATGCCACATTACTATGGGAATGCCGTCATTGGTATGGAGGAGGAAGTGTAATAATCATTACAACAACACATGAAAACCTACTGATGATATCTCAAGCTGATTCTATTTTTCAGGTAGAGCTAATGAACACAGATGAGTCCCTTGAGCTTCTTAGTTGGCACGCATTTAGAGAAGCAAAACCAAAAGAAGATTATCTTTTCCTTGCAGAAAGAGTAGTTGCTTATTGTGGAGGACTACCTCTAGCTCTTGAAGTCATTGGAAGTTATTTATATGAAAGGACGAAACGAGAATGGAATAGAGTACTCTTACAACTAAAGAAAATTCCCGAGCTTATTAAATTTGATCAGATACTGAAAATAAGCTTCGACGGTTTATGCAATCAAATGGAAAAAGATTTATTCCTTGATCTATGTTGTTCCTTTGTTGGTAAAGGCAGAGCCTATGTTACGAAGATCCTAAATGGCTGTGGAATAGAGGCTGATAGTGGAATAAGAGTTCTGATAGAGCGTAGTCTCATACGAGTTAATAAGAACAACAAATTAGGAATGCATTCGTTACTACGACAAATGGGAAGAAAAATTATTGGTGAAATCATTGATGAGGATATGAAGCTTGCTATT CTCTTTTCATCACCGGGGACAAGAGTCATTCAGGGTTGGCCTTCCACAAGAGATTCTCCTGTAGGTGTAAGAGACTCATCAAGACTTCTGAAACTGGCTGCAGATTCTAAGTTCCTTTCTGCGAAATTAAGATGGATCAGTTTGCGAGGGTTTTCTTCAGAATACCTACCTAACCACTTTTATTTGCATGATGCAATAGTGATTGATTTAAAACACAGTTTTCTTCGATTGGTTTGGAAAGAACCCCAG GTTTTGACGTGGCTGAAAGTCCTTAATCTTAGTCACTCCAAGTACTTGATAGAAACCCCTGACTTTTCGGGACTACCAAGTCTTGAACAGCTCATTCTCGAAGATTGTCCAAGATTGCGCGAAGTACACCAATCTATTGGTTGTCTCTCCAATCTTATACTGCTAAATTTGAAGGACTGTACAAGTCTAAGCAATCTTCCTGGAGAGATATATAAGCTGAAATGTTTAAAAACTCTGATTCTATCTGGTTGTTCGAAGATTGACCTAATGGATATAGATATAGTGGGAATGAAATCCTTCATGACTACAATTGCTGAAAATACAGCTATGAAACAACTGCCTTTTACAATTGTAAGCCCCAAAAGCATTGGATATATATCCCTACGTGGATTAGAGGGATTGTCACATAATCTTTTTCCTTTTATCATTCGGTCTCGGATGTCGCCAACAATGAATCCCGTATCTTATATTCATTCCTTCATGCATATGGAAGATAATAATTGGGATGATATATCACCATTGCTTAGCAGCCTCGAAAATCTTCGAAGCGTTTCAGTGTAA